In the genome of Lathyrus oleraceus cultivar Zhongwan6 chromosome 4, CAAS_Psat_ZW6_1.0, whole genome shotgun sequence, the window aatcaaaatatcatcaataaatactaccacaaaatggtccagataagtatggaaaatacgattcatgtattccataaatactcctggcgcattagtcacaccgaaaggcatcacagaatactcataatatccataccgagttctgaacgctgtcttctggatgtcttcatctttcactttgatctgatgataacccgatctcaaatcaattttactgaacacacaagcacccactaattgatccatcaaatcatctattctcgatagtggatacttattcttgatcgttactttattcaattgtctatagtcaatacaaagcctcatactaccatctttcttctttactagcaacactggagctccccacggtgacacacttggtcttataaacttcttctcaagtaagtcttccaattgcttctttaattcatacaattcagatgccgacattctatacggtgccatcgaaacaggcctagtaccaggtaccagatcaatagtaaatttaacttccctctctggaggcacactaggaatttcatcaggaaaaacttcagggaattctttcaccactaacagttcctcaatcttagctttactctcaaccgacaacgtcgccatcaaagaaaacatctgagctccctctttcatcaatttttgcaattctctgaaaggtaataagtcaactccttcctcttcaggagtggaaaacctcaccgacttatgatgacaatttatatgaacataattatactctaaccagttcataccaagaattacatccatcccatccaacggcaaacatactaaatcaacatagaaatctttatcgaagatcgacaaaggacattttaaacataccaaagaagtagttattgatcccttagctggggtctcaacaatcaattcaccatccaaagcggacaattttaaacccagtcttcgagcacagttagcagaaataaaacagtgtgtagcaccggtatcaataatagtaattaaaggagtaccatttatgaaacatgtacctcggataagtctgtcctcactggaggtttgagttccggtcaatgcgaacacctttccagtttgagatttctttggcttctgacactgacttccaatatgcccttcttcgccataattaaaacaaatcatttccttgtgcttgcaatcagctattgcatggccagtcttaccacagcgaaaacacctctttacttcagcagtgcatacattactcttatgaccagcctgaccacatttaaagcaaactataccagcaggggcacctcccctactagtcctctgagccggagcagctccttgtttcccttttcccactggagcatcatacggcttgccacggttttgatgttgcttgcccctgcggtcactgacaatcttgtaatgagcattattgtcttcttcaaatatcctgcagctatcaaccaattcagtaaaaatgcgtatcttctgatacccaacagccttcttaatttcagagcgcagtccgttttcaaacttgatgcactttgaaaattcagcaccagcaccagtgtaatgaggataaaatttggacaactccacaaattttgcagcataatcagtgacagacatgtttccttgcttcagctcaaggaactcaatttctttcttaccacggacatcttccggataatactttctcatgaattccctacggaatacatcccaagtaatgacttcacctgccacggtcaacctctcgtgagtctctagccaccagtcatcagcttcgactgctagcatgtgagtaccataccgaaccttctgagctggagtgcaatccataacacggaagattctctcgatctctttcaaccatcccaaggctgcatctggatcatgcttccctttaaacaccggcggattctctctttgaaaagtcgccaagctacgtgatccagcatctccaccagcatttggcaagttctgcacagcttgtgccatcgcttgcattgcggcagccattgcagcgtcattccttccagccatttcaacttatcactacaacacaacttaaaagttagattagtaacaatacacaattgttagacagtaacgacacgacaactggccggacagaccgacctgttctgataccactaatgtaacaccccatTTTCTACCCACGAGTTATAACAACAAAATCAGAGTCGTAAAATTTTCTATAAATGGAATATTACATGTTCAACTTTAAACAATTTCCACTTTAAGGAATCATAACAATATGTAACACTTTTCTTAATTCGACAAAATAATGGCATTCACTCCGATAATTCAACTTCATAAAATCTTACGCAGCGGATTCGTAAAAAAAATTCTTATCATCTTTAAGCAACATAAATACGACTTAACTTAAAGAGTAAACAACTATAATCCTTCaaacaatttaaattttagtaacAATTAAAAGATCCACAAAGCAGACACGCGACAATCCCCCTGAGTGCTACGTATCAGAGCGACTGACCACTGACCCGACCAACGGTAACCGGCTACTTCTCAGGATTACCTGCACGTTGTCACATAAGGACAACATTCAACAGAAGGGGTGAGTTACAATAATTATAATCAGTATATGAAAAACAATACAGTAATTAAGAATCGTACACAAACACCActtctcaattaaattaaatacccatacaacaaaccaacaaaatgcaactctaatgagactcgactcgtcatgcatgtggtaccattcggagtaaaactcccaacttaaaatttgccgatttaacgaggcatcaaggcttaagccttcaactttcaacttttgccaatccaggccaacgtggtgtgagcaaagctccgacttaatgcatatgaatttacatgacatacacgactttaaaattccgacaacataataataatagcaacacaacaatgttttcaacataatcaacttataattaactttggctcaccaagcttacaactcagtatctttaacaactttccgtacacggaataacttaacaactcagtcatacttgtatcgacacttcataacataaacccaacaaaattactcatcaaaattaactataatattacccgactcaccccgacgaatttcattaaattctgagcaattcgatttttcacttttccaacagcgttaacccgttaacgccctgggttaacccgttaacgcaagacagaatacaatttttttttcagtttttcaacagcgttaacccgttaacgccctgggttaacccgttaacgcaagacagaatacccttcctggcaaattttaacagtgttaaccggttaacgccctgggttaaccggttaacgcaagacaaacagcaatttttcacaattcataacagtgtttaccggttaacaccctgggttaaccggttaacgcaagacagaaagttgttcctgcgctaacacgaagcagaatgcagaattctccgcattttccgccgttggaggacttccggacctccgataccaattccgtaaaaagctacactttcggaaaatcaagactcatccaattacagattcaattacagctttaacataacttattcatctcaatttttcagcattcaacatcccaattagggtcaaatcaatggcttatcactacccattacatgttaacccataatccccattaaacgacgataaacccccttaccttATTATTTTGGATCGAAGGTTGCTCTAAGAATCGGATTCCGGAAGTTTTCTTCTCCTTCCCTCTCGTTCGTACAACAGTTCTCAAATTCCTCTTCTGCTAACTTCTCTCCACTACcgtttcttttctttttttctatcacttcttttcttttctctttaTTAAATTAACTAAATATCCTAATCTCTAATGGGCCTAATATAACACCTCTCATTTTACTAATTAGCACACAACGATAAGCCCACTTACTCAAATAACACCacaattatattattatttcttataATAATTTCTACGACTTTCGACTAATTTCCGACTAACCACAATAATTacttaaatattaaaaataacaaataattattttgggcgttacaactctcccccacttagaatattttcgtcctcgaaaatttacctgCTTCAAACAGCTCAGGATAGGAGTCTCGCATCTTGCTCTCCAATTCCCATGTCATGTTTTCGCCCGCAGCTCCCaaccaaacgactttaaccaacacaatctcttttcctcgaagagtctttgtttcacgatcttcaactcgtacaggctttgtctccattgttaaattatcccgcacttgcacatcatccatactaaccacatgagacggatctgagacatacttccgaagctgcgacacatggaatacatcatgcaaattcgaaagattaggtggtaatgccatccgataagcaacttttccaactcattctaagatttgatacggaccaatgaagcgaggagtgagctttttagacttcaaagccctcccaacaccggtcacaggcgtgactctcaaaaacacatggtcaccagcttgaaattctaaatccttcttccgcttgtcatggtaactcttctgcctactctgagaagctttcatcttctctcggataaacttcactttctcggtagtttctcgaactaactctggtctaagtactacaccctcaccagattcgtgccaacacaacggagttctacatctacgaccatacaatgcttcaaaaggcgccattccgatactagaatggtaactattattatatgtgaactcgatcaatggaagataagtgtcccacgaacctccttgttcaagaacacaagctctcagtaaatcctccaatgactgaatagttctctcagtttggccatcagtttgaggatgatatgccgaactcaacctcaacttagagcccaacgaatcttgcagacttttccaaaatcccgatgtaaacctcggatctctgtccgacacaatacacagaggaacaccatgcaactttacaattactcggatgtaaatctctgccaacttcgcaattgggtaagtgatgttaataggtatgaagtgagccgacttcgtgagcctatcaacgatcacccaaatcgaatcatgccctcttaaagtagcaggcagccccgttacaaagtccatagaaatgctatcccatttccattctggaacttccaacggttgcatcaacccagcaggcttctgatgctcaatcttcgacttctgacaagttaagcacgcatacacaaaacgagccacatcttctttcattccgggccaccaaaatattttctttaaatcctgatacattttagtagctcctggatgaatactcaaactgcttctatgaccctcttctagaatgcttcttttcaaaatcgcgtcatcaggaatacaaattctttcccctaatttcaacacacctctcgcatcaatcttaaagtcactcttctctaattgaccacaacgattaaggatatctactaatttcacatccaatttctgtgcctctcggatactatccataaaatcattattaatctttagcattcctagcattacactctgcggggttacttcgcaaaccaaactcatatcacgaaattgctcaattaattccaactccttaatcatcattgctgacacatgcaaggtctttctacttaaagcatcggccacaacatttgcttttcctggatgataattcaaaccgaaatcataatccttaagcaattctaaccacctacgttgtctcatgttcagctctttctgatcaaatagatactttaaacttttatgatcgctgaaaacttcaaatctggaaccataaaggtaatgcctccagattttttagcacaaacaccacagcagcaagttcaatatcatgcgtaggataattcttttcatgaattcttaactgtcgcgatgcataagcaattactttattattttgcatgagcacacctcctaaacccatcaatgaagcatcacagtaaattataaacggttcctccggatttggcaaagtcaaaaccggcgccgacgtcaatctcctttttaattcattaaaactctcttcgcactgaacatcccacacgaaagctttacctttACAAGTTAATTTAGTTAACGGAAatgctaacttagaaaatccttcaataaaccttctataatatccagctaatcccaaaaagcttctaatctcggtagccgacttaggagtctcccattgcaatacagcttctaccttggaaggatctacagcaataccttttcctgaaattacatggccgagaaaactgacttctcttaaccaaaactcacacttggacagcttcgcatacaatttcttatctttcaaaacatccaacactaatctcaaatgttccttgtgctcttcttcggacttagagtaaatcaaaatatcatcaataaatactaccacaaaatggtccagataagtatggaaaatacgattcatgtattccataaatactcctggcgcattagtcacaccgaaaggcatcacagaatactcataatatccataccgagttctgaacgctgtcttctggatgtcttcatctttcactttgatctgatgataacccgatctcaaatcaattttactgaacacacaagcacccactaattgatccatcaaatcatctattctcgatagtggatacttattcttgatcgttactttattcaattgtctatagtcaatacaaagcctcatactaccatctttcttctttactagcaacactggagctccccacggtgacacacttggtcttataaacttcttctcaagtaagtcttccaattgcttctttaattcatacaattcagatgccgacattctatacggtgccatcgaaacaggcctagtaccaggtaccagatcaatagtaaatttaacttccctctctggaggcacactaggaatttcatcaggaaaaacttcagggaattctttcaccactaacagttcctcaatcttagctttactctcaaccgacaacgtcgccatcaaagaaaacatctgagctccctctttcatcaatttttgcaattctctgaaaggtaataagtcaactccttcctcttcaggagtggaaaacctcaccgacttatgatgacaatttatatgaacataattatactctaaccagttcataccaagaattacatccatcccatccaacggcaaacatactaaatcaacatagaaatctttatcgaagatcgacaaaggacattttaaacataccaaagaagtagttattgatcccttagctggggtctcaacaatcaattcaccatccaaagcggacaattttaaacccagtcttcgagcacagttagcagaaataaaacagtgtgtagcaccggtatcaataatagtaattaaaggagtaccatttatgaaacatgtacctcggataagtctgtcctcactggaggtttgagttccggtcaatgcgaacacctttccagtttgagatttctttggcttctgacactgacttccaatatgcccttcttcgccataattaaaacaaatcatttccttgtgcttgcaatcagctattgcatggccagtcttaccacagcgaaaacacctctttacttcagcagtgcatacattactcttatgaccagcctgaccacatttaaagcaaactataccagcaggggcacctcccctactagtcctctgagccggagcagctccttgtttcccttttcccactggagcatcatacggcttgccacggttttgatgttgcttgcccctgcggtcactgacaatcttgtaatgagcattattgtcttcttcaaatatcctgcagctatcaaccaattcagtaaaaatgcgtatcttctgatacccaacagccttcttaatttcagagcgcagtccgttttcaaacttgatgcactttgaaaattcagcaccagcaccagtgtaatgaggataaaatttggacaactccacaaattttgcagcataatcagtgacagacatgtttccttgcttcagctcaaggaactcaatttctttcttaccacggacatcttccggataatactttctcatgaattccctacggaatacatcccaagtaatgacttcacctgccacggtcaacctctcgtgagtctctagccaccagtcatcagcttcgactgctagcatgtgagtaccataccgaaccttctgagctggagtgcaatccataacacggaagattctctcgatctctttcaaccatcccaaggctgcatctggatcatgcttccctttaaacaccggcggattctctctttgaaaagtcgccaagctacgtgatccagcatctccaccagcatttggcaagttctgcacagcttgtgccatcgcttgcattgcggcagccattgcagcgtcattccttccagccatttcaacttatcactacaacacaacttaaaagttagattagtaacaatacacaattgttagacagtaacgacacgacaactggccggacagaccaacctgctctgataccactaatgtaacaccccatTTTCTACCCACGAGTTATAACAACAAAATCAGAGTCGTAAAATTTTCTATAAATGGAATATTACATGTTCAACTTTAAACAATTTCCACTTTAAGGAATCATAACAATATGTAACACTTTTCTTAATTCGACAAAATAATGGCATTCACTCCGATAATTCAACTTCATAAAATCTTACGCAGCGGATTCGTAAAAAAAATTCTTATCATCTTTAAGCAACATAAATACGACTTAACTTAAAGAGTAAACAACTATAATCCTTCaaacaatttaaattttagtaacAATTAAAAGATCCACAAAGCAGACACGCGACAATCCCCCTGAGTGCTACGTATCAGAGCGACTGACCACTGACCCGACCAACGGTAACCGGCTACTTCTCAGGATTACCTGCACGTTGTCACATAAGGACAACATTCAACAGAAGGGGTGAGTTACAATAATTATAATCAGTATATGAAAAACAATACAGTAATTAAGAATCGTACACAAACACCActtctcaattaaattaaatacccatacaacaaaccaacaaaatgcaactctaatgagactcgactcgtcatgcatgtggtaccattcggagtaaaactcccaacttaaaatttgccgatttaacgaggcatcaaggcttaagccttcaactttcaacttttgccaatccaggccaacgtggtgtgagcaaagctccgacttaatgcatatgaatttacatgacatacacgactttaaaattccgacaacataataataatagcaacacaacaatgttttcaacataatcaacttataattaactttggctcaccaagcttacaactcagtatctttaacaactttccgtacacggaataacttaacaactcagtcatacttgtatcgacacttcataacataaacccaacaaaattactcatcaaaattaactataatattacccgactcaccccgacgaatttcattaaattctgagcaattcgatttttcacttttccaacagcgttaacccgttaacgccctgggttaacccgttaacgcaagacagaatacaatttttttttcagtttttcaacagcgttaacccgttaacgccctgggttaacccgttaacgcaagacagaatacccttcctggcaaattttaacagtgttaaccggttaacgccctgggttaaccggttaacgcaagacaaacagcaatttttcacaattcataacagtgttaaccggttaacaccctgggttaaccggttaacgcaagacagaaagctgttcctgcgctaacacgaagcagaatgcagaattctccgcattttccgccgttggaggacttccggacctccgataccaattccgtaaaaagctacactttcggaaaatcaagactcatccaattacagattcaattacagctttaacataacttattcatctcaatttttcagcattcaacatcccaattagggtcaaatcaatggcttatcactacccattacatgttaacccataatccccattaaacgacgataaaccccccttaccttattATTTTGGATCGAAGGTTGCTCTAAGAATCGGATTCCGGAAGTTTTCTTCTCCTTCCCTCTCGTTCGTACAACAGTTCTCAAATTCCTCTTCTGCTAACTTCTCTCCACTACcgtttcttttctttttttctatcacttcttttcttttctctttaTTAAGTTAACTAAATATCCTAATCTCTAATGGGCCTAATATAACACCTCTCATTTTACTAATTAGCACACAATGATAAGCCCACTTACTCAAATAACACCacaattatattattatttcttataATAATTTCTACGACTTTCGACTAATTTCCGACTAACCACAATAATTacttaaatattaaaaataacaaataattaTTTTGGGCGTTACATGCGTGGTacattaccatatttcgtattctacttaagtacatcgtaccttacgatgttctacaattcactcaagtgcattgtaccttacggtgttccttaattacAATATCTCTAAAtaatccgtccttttgtgtgtgaccctgtaggttttcgcggcattggcaattatattaaatcacgcatttaacataataaacagtgagcggtatctagcaacacatcactgctacccaagacacgaaaatgtcatgtgatctgacaaatccttctgtgataatacttatgtgtataattatcctttttcccttatgactatattgaacacaagacatagaccgtgtcatccttgtccagttcaatattgggcccatagacatttatcctgttacgcaggatgggcaaattccatctaggtcactcatgtcccttagcatgcttcgtggagtacctatcaactgtctttatggtcatcaaattacgga includes:
- the LOC127135509 gene encoding uncharacterized protein LOC127135509; this translates as QRENPPVFKGKHDPDAALGWLKEIERIFRVMDCTPAQKVRYGTHMLAVEADDWEFMRKYYPEDVRGKKEIEFLELKQGNMSVTDYAAKFVELSKFYPHYTGAGAEFSKCIKFENGLRSEIKKAVGYQKIRIFTELVDSCRIFEEDNNAHYKIVSDRRGKQHQNRGKPYDAPVGKGKQGAAPAQRTSRGGAPAGIVCFKCGQAGHKSNVCTAEVKRCFRCGKTGHAIADCKHKEMICFNYGEEGHIGSQCQKPKKSQTGKVFALTGTQTSSEDRLIRGTCFINGTPLITIIDTGATHCFISANCARRLGLKLSALDGELIVETPAKGSITTSLVCLKCPLSIFDKDFYVDLVCLPLDGMDVILGMNWLEYNYVHINCHHKSVRFSTPEEEGVDLLPFRELQKLMKEGAQMFSLMATLSVESKAKIEELLVVKEFPEVFPDEIPSVPPEREVKFTIDLVPGTRPVSMAPYRMSASELYELKKQLEDL
- the LOC127137342 gene encoding uncharacterized protein LOC127137342, producing the protein MVEVVENKSRAGLGFQRGLATFQRENPPVFKGKHDPDAALGWLKEIERIFRVMDCTPAQKVRYGTHMLAVEADDWEFMRKYYPEDVRGKKEIEFLELKQGNMSVTDYAAKFVELSKFYPHYTGAGAEFSKCIKFENGLRSEIKKAVGYQKIRIFTELVDSCRIFEEDNNAHYKIVSDRRGKQHQNRGKPYDAPVGKGKQGAAPAQRTSRGGAPAGIVCFKCGQAGHKSNVCTAEVKRCFRCGKTGHAIADCKHKEMICFNYGEEGHIGSQCQKPKKSQTGKVFALTGTQTSSEDRLIRGTCFINGTPLITIIDTGATHCFISANCARRLGLKLSALDGELIVETPAKGSITTSLVCLKCPLSIFDKDFYVDLVCLPLDGMDVILGMNWLEYNYVHINCHHKSVRFSTPEEEGVDLLPFRELQKLMKEGAQMFSLMATLSVESKAKIEELLVVKEFPEVFPDEIPSVPPEREVKFTIDLVPGTRPVSMAPYRMSASELYELKKQLEDL